The DNA region GATCCTGCCCGAATGCGGACTCCATATCTTGAAATGATCTTCGGCCAAGGCCAGACCGGACTCCGCAAGCGCCGCTTTCGCGCCATCCCCGTACAGCCAGGCCGGAGCGATGAAGCCTGCGACCGGACGCCCGGTGATGGTTTCGATCAACGTCTTGCCAGCATATATGCGGGCGGCGGCCGCTGCCTTGTCCAGGCCCAGAAATTCACCCTCTCCCGCCGTCATATGCCGAGCCTTCAGCGCGGCGATGGCGCCGTTATGGGTCGAAAAATCCTTATGAAACCAGCCATGGACGAACATGCTGATACCCAGGTCCGACCAGCCGCGCAGCCGGGCTGCAAACGCCGATCCGGTCACAAGCAGGTTTTTGCCCCAATGGTTCGGCACGACCAGCATGGCGATATGCTGCGGCGTGACGTGCCGTGTCAGCCGATCGAGCAGGCCGTCGATCTCCCCCTCGAACCCGGGACCGACATCGTGAATGGCGACGAGCAAGCTGCGCATCTCAAAGGCCGACGTGCAGGGCAAAGGACAGGCGTGCGGTCGTTACGCCGTGCCTTCCCGTGTCGCCCAGGTCATGGTCGCATGGATTCCTGCGCATCGACGATAGCAAAAGCCGCCAGCTTGACGAACCGGGGCCATCGCGGCTGCCCGTAGCGAATGACAGTTCCGACATCCCGTATCTCTTCGCCCGTAGCATTTTTTGTAATCTCCCAGCTGATTGCAGGACGACATGCGGGGCCAGCACCGCAGTTGGGTTGAAAGAGAAAACGTGATCAAACATGGTTGCGCCATGACGCGTGGCTTGCCCTGGTCGGCCGCATGGTTGCGCACTGGCGCAAGTTACGCGCGCAGGGCCGCAATCCGCATATCTTGGTGTTGCAGGAAGCCTTTATCCCGATGGCCCAAAGCATTAGCGCATCAGTCGGCTATTCCCATGTAGAGCGAGCGTCTTCAGCAAACATGAATCAATGACGCACGGCCTACCTGCTAGATGTAGGGGGGCGAGAGAGCGGCATCCTTCGTGCATGGCGAAGGGTTGGGCTGACATGTCGGCAGCAGGTTGGAGATAGAGCTTATCGTTGCTGCGCGCCGTATCGCTCATACCGCGTCGTTTCGTCTGTCGCGCCCGGCACCCGCATGGTCACCAATGGCGCGCGAGCGAAACAGTCAGCGCCCGTGGTCTGAGTGGCGTGAACTGGGGGGCGTTTCGGATGGAGAAGGGGTTTCCGAAGGCGAAACTGTCTCCCTTTACGTCCAACATATTGTCGATCCGCACGCCGACAGTCCAGCCTGACCGCGACATGTCCGCAAAGGCGGTGACGGTGGCATAGCCGCCCATCTCCCGATCGAGATCACTGTCGAAGCTCAGGCGCGCCTTGCCGACATAATTGGCCTGGATGACGGCTTGGCCATCCCATTCATTCAAGTTCAGATGTTGGATCACGGCAAACCGGCTACTAACGTTTGGCGTCACCGGAAGGCGGGTGTCATCCAGTTTCAGGCCATCGGCCGCGCGCGTCAGGCGCGCATTCTGAATAGTGCCGCCCGCCGATACTTTAAGGCCGCTGAAAAGCGTCCAGTCTATGGCACCCTCCACGCCGATGATATCGCCGCGCCCCGCATTGCGGGTAGCAACCAGCCCGTTGGGCAGCAGATAGTCCGACTGAATATCACTCCATCGGGTGAAATAGCCGCTGGCGGAGAGCGAGAGCTGGCCGTTTGCGGCAGTTCGTCGGAATCCCAGATCGACTGTATCCAGTTCATCGGCATGGAACCTGCCGCCGTCGCCCTCACCCGTCGGTGCAAGGCCGCCCGGCCGCATCGCGCGGGCATAGCGCAGATATACAATGCCCTTTCCCTCAAGCGGTAACGACAGGGCAAAGCTGGGGGACAATATGGTCTTGCTGATATGTTGCGATTGTATGTCGGCGATTTCCGTCCGTTCATCTTCTGCGATCGAACGAAACAGCCGGGCACCCACTGTCGCCTCCAGGCCCGAAAGGATGGAAATCCTGTTTTCGCCGAACAGGGCATATTCGCTCGTTACCCGATCGAGCGCCTGTACCGCTGCCGGGGCCGCCATGTCGGTCTGCGCCAATAGCCTGGAACTGACCCCGGTGGTGGCGCGCAGATAGGACAGGCCGACCAGCCAGTGATCGTCGCCCGAAGGCGTAAGCCGCAATTCCTGATTGAACAGCGTGTAGGCGCGCTGCTCAGTGAACAGAATGTTCCCGGGAATGCCAAACCGCGCAGCAGCGGCCGTGGCATCCAGCGCATAGGTGAAGTGATGATCGACATAGCTGGTCGCCGACAACAACTTCACGCTTCCCAAGTCGCTTTCGATCCGGGCATGGGCTAGTTTGAAGTCGTTGTCGCTGGGTTCGGCGAACAGGGTCGATCGGCGGAGCGTGTTACGGCCCGCCAGCACATATTGGCTGTCGCGCACATTGAGATCCTGGAGCGCGACGCCGATATCCGCCGTCCACCGATCCGATGGACGCCAGCGCACGGCCAGACGCCAGCCAGCGGTTTTCACCACGTTACTATCTTTTCGGCCCCGCCCACTGTCGATCCACCCCGCGTCGAGAAAGCGATAGGCGACCGCGCGCATCGCCAGCCTGTCCTGCACGATCGGCATGTTGACGATCGCTTCGCCCCCGGTGCCCGTCCCACCATGGGCGACGGCCTGGCCGGACAGGCGAATGGCGCCCCTGATCTTGTCCAACTCGGGCTGGCGCGTGACGATGTGATAGATGCCGCCCAGCGCACCGGATCCATAGAGCGGACCCTGCGGCCCTTTGAGGATTTCGACCCGGTCCATATCGATCAGCCGCAGGTCGGGGTCGGGCGCGTCGAAGGTCACGCGCGCGTCATCGACCTGTACCGCGACCGTCGATTGGCTCTGGCCGTTGAACGGACTATCGGCCACGCCGCGAATGAACTGGCGATTGCGGCCCGGACCCAGATTGGTCATCGAAAGCCCTTCCGTACGCAGGCTGATGTCCTGGCTGGTCGGCGTCCTGGACCCGGATGTCAGATCATCCAGCGACAGCACGGAGACGGACAGCGGGACGGTGGCGAGGGATTGGGCGCGCTTTTGCGCGGTCACGACGATGTCGGGTGCGGGAAGACCAGGATGCGGGGCGACGGGGACGGGGCGCGGTGACGGCGCTGGCCGGGCGATGGCTTCGTGTTCGAGGCGATAGAGCGCCGGGTTCAGCCGGACGGCGCGATATCCGCTACCTTTGAGCATTCGGCGTAGCGCGGCATCCACGGACATGGTGCCCTTTACGGGCGCGCTGGTCACATGCGGCATGTCGCCCGGCAGGCCGATGGAAACACCTGCGATTGCCGACAAGTGGGATAGATTGGCGCTTAACGGCCCGGATGGGACATCGATGCGATATGTGGCCTCTTTCGCTTCCGCAGGCGCCGATCCAAAGCCTGTATCAGCGAGCAGCAGTACCAGAGCGCAGGTGAAAACCGCGGCCTTTGCGTTGCACTTCGATAGCCAGAACGGAAGCAAGATCGGCAAGCAGGTTCGATCCGTCACCAATGACCAATGTGCCCGAAAAATGGCGCTTCTCCAGCGAAGGGTCGATCGATACCGGCCTGCCGGTATAGCGAACGATATCGCCGACCACCATCGCAATTGGCGTGTCGGTATAGGATAGCCGACCCGCGCGCCAGCTGCCGACGTCAGTGGATGGCGCGGGCGACAGCGTCACCGACGTGGCGTCTCCCGTCAATTGCTGGCCCGCCGCAACGGGGACCGGCTGGTCCATAGTGGCAGACGCCACGGTCACGCGCCCATCCGCTACGCCCACGCGCAGCGCGGTGCCTAGCCGGTTGACCGTGAATCGGGTACCGATATCGACGATGCGATAGTCGCCCGCCGCCACCGACAGTTGTCGCGCCGGATCATGCCTTATATCGAAATAGGCTTCCCCTTTCGCCAGTTCGATCTGGCGTGCGTTCTTGCCGCGTATCACAATCTGGCTGGCGGGCGAGAGGGTGACGCTGATGCCGTCGCCAAGTGCGATGGTGCGGCTCTTGCCGCCGTCCGCGCTGTAGCGCTCGACCGATTGCGCCGTCTGGATCATCGGCACTGCCACTATCAGCGCTACGGCAGCAGCCAACCCTCCACCCAGATACAGGAAACGGCGCGAAGACTGCTCGGGTGACGCGGCGTCCATGGGCGTCTTCGCCTCCAGGACATCAGCAATCTCGACCCGGTGATCCTCGACCATAGCCGAAAGCAGCGCCACCGTATCGAACGCCTCGCGATGCCGCGGGTCCGCTTCCAGCCAGGCCATATAGCCATCCCAGTCCGCATCATCGCTTTCCAGCGCCGTCTGCCAAGCCAGAGCCTGCTCCAGCATCGCCTCATCCATGTCCGACCGCGCCGTCATGGCGAGAGCCTTTCCAATATCCCTATAATTCCTAGACGTCGCAAAATTGTCATACCTCAGTCCATCAACGCGCGGCGCAGATATTTCATTGCCACGGCCATATGTTTTTCAACGCCACTCCTGCTGATGCCGAGCCGGGCGGCGACCTCGCCATGGCTTAGCCCTTGCAGCTTATGCAGTTCGAACGCACGGCGCGCGCCTTCTGGCAGGGTCGCCACAGCGGACACCAGTGCGGCGACCTCCTCTCGGTCGAGCATCGCCTCCTCGGCCGTTAGCCGCTGGTCCGCAGGTTCGATCCCGACCGATGCAAAGCCGGTTTCCTGATCGGACCATCGGCGTTCGCGGGCCATACGGCGTTGGCGTTCGCGCAGACGGTCGACGATCAGATTTTGCGCCATACGGAACAGATAGGCGCGGCCGTTGGCAACTGGCCCTGATGGCTGGGTCTGCGCTCTGACCCATAGTTCCTGAAGCAGGTCTTCTGCTTCAGCCCGGTCGCCCGCCCGCGCGATCAGAAACCGCAGCAGTTCGGTGTGATGGACACCGTAGGCCGATTGAAGGTCGTTCTCATGATCCGCACCCATTGGACCTGTGTGTCGAATATCCGCCCGCGCCGAAAGGAAAATCTTGCTGCCTGGCACCCGCACAATGTCCTAGAAGCGCATCGCCAAATCGATCCCTGCGCTCCGTCTTTCCGCCCAGGGCGTGATCCTGACCCCCTCGTCGCGGCGGGATGTCAGCAGGAACCCGGCCGCTTCGCCGATCACCGCGCCAGCCGCGACGTCATGCCAATGATGTTTGCGCCCTTGCACGCGAGCTGCACCTACGAAGGCGGCCACCAATTGTGCTGGAACGCCCACTTCCCACCCATAGCGATTCTGGAGTGACGCGGCAGCGGCGAAAGCGGTTGCCGTATGTCCCGACGGAAAGCTCTGCCGATCGCTTTGGTCGGGGCGCATTTCCGGAAAAGCCTGCTTCAGGCCTTCTGACACCAGGAAGGCGGCGCCCACGCTTTCGCCAGCCTGCAATGCGCCGTTCCAATCGTCCTTGAGCACGGGCAGCCCAAGCGCACTCGCAACGACAATGGTCCTTGCGATGCTGCTGGCCTGGGACCAGCCATGAGGCGAGGCCAAAGCCTGAACCGGGCAAAGAAAGAGGGCGGCACCACATAGTGCGCGCAAGGCTAGCTTCATCGGAAAGCTCCCCTGGGCGGGATGGCCCATGGGCGCACGACGGCAGCGGCCGACAGCCACCGCAGTGCGACCATGACGTTTCGCGTGAAAAAATGTTGTGCGCCAACTGCGGTGGCCGGTCGATGCCGACGTCGTGGGGGCAATCAGGAGTTCATGCGTGGATCATCAGTCAGCCCTAACCATGATCGAGCGCCGCTATGCGGACGTCCATGGCGCTGTTCCCAATTTCGATTTCCCTTTCCTTGCCGCCCATGCTCGGGACGGCGTGATCGGCGCGGCGCTGGGCTTTCGGCGCGCCGGTGAAGGACGGCTGTTTCTTGAGGCCTATCTGGACGCGCCGGTCGAGGTGCATCTGAGCACGCTGCTTGGCCGACGGGTGGCACGTCACGACATAGTGGAAATTGGCAATATGGCGGCGGAAACGGCCTCCGCGATGGTCGCCTTATGGGCGCGCGCCGCGAATGATCTGGGCAATCAAGCCGAGATCGCAGTCGCTGTCCTCACATCCTCGCTTCGGACGATGTTACGGCGCCTTGGCGTCACCCTGCATGAACTCGCGCCAGCGCAGCCGCATCGGCTGGGCGCGGCGGCGGCGCGGTGGGGGCGTTACTATACGCAAAATCCGATCGTGTGCGCGGGCTTCATCGCCGAAGGGCAGGCGGGACTGGCGCGATGGGCGAAGCGACAGGCATGAGCGCCCTGACGACCATCATTCGCGCCCGCGCCGTGACCCATCCCCATCGGATCGCGATCGAGAGCGGTACGCAGGGGACGCTTGACTGGGCGGCGTTCAGCGAGGCCATCGATGCAGCAAACGCAATGTTCGGCCGACATTTCAGCGGGACGTCCCCCGTTGCCATCCAGTTGGATCACGGACCTGCTGCCTGTGTTGCTGACCTGGCGCTGTTACGGTGCGGAATACCCGCCTTGCCGATCCCGTCCTTTTTCTCGGCAGAGCAACGGCATCATGCCTTGCGGGCCAGCGGTGCCTGCGCGCTGGTCGGCAGCCGGTCCGGCCAAGCCGACGACTTCAGCTTCACGCTGCTGGATTCGCCGTCCGTGCCGCTCCACGCGGGCACGGCCAAGATCAGCTTCACATCCGGTTCGACCGGGACGCCCAAGGGCATCTGCCTGTCGGCCGCGCATATGATGGCAGTGGCGCAATCGGTGATCGACTTCGTCGGCAACGCCCATGCAGGTCGTCACCTTGCGCTATTGCCGCCGGGCATTCTGCTGGAAAATGTTGCCGGTTTCTACGCGACCATGATCGCGGGCGGCACCTATGTGGCATTGCCTCAAGCGGATGTGGGGCTTGGCAACCCGTTCCAGCCCGATTTTGCCATGATGGCGCGGGTGATCGCCGCGCAGCGGATCACGTCGTTGATCCTGGTGCCGGAATATCTGGCCGGTCTGGTTGCGGTGCTGGCGCAGACCGGGGCGCGATTGCCCGACCTGACGCTGGTGGCGGTCGGGGGCGCGCGCGTGCCGCCCGCCCTGATCGACGCAGCGATGACGTTCGGGCTACCCGTTCGGCAGGGCTACGGCATGACCGAATGCGCATCCGTCGTGACATTGGAGCGGCCGACCGAAATCCGTCGGGGCAGCGTTGGGGTCAGCATCGGCAGCAACCATCTACGCCTCGCCCCGGATGGCGAGATACTGATCGACGGCCCCGCATGCCTCGGTCGGATCGGCGAAGCGGTGCCCGATGGCCCTCTGCATACTGGTGATATTGGACGGTTCGATGAAGCGGGCCGCCTGTGGATCGAGGGACGCAAATCCACCCTCATCATCACCTCGCATGGCCGCAACATATCGCCCGAATGGGTGGAAAGCCTGCTGCTGGGCGATCCGGCTGTCGCGCAGGCAATGGTCCATGGCGATGGGGAGGCGAGGCTGGGCGCGCTGATCGTTCCGCGCACGCCGGACGCGGATATCGACGCGGCGGTCGCGTCCGCTAACGCACGGCTGCCTGACTATGCCCGCATCGCCCATTGGCGGCGGGTCGCGCCTTTTACCCCCATGAACGGCCAACTTACGGGCAATGGCCGGATCCGCCGTGCTGTCATCGCAACCGCCCATCTGCAAGGACGTCCCTTTATGCCCTTTTACGATCGCTTGATTACCGAAACCGCCGACGTCGCCGCCGGTCTTGCCGCCGTGCCGCAATTGCAGGCCGGGCTGAGCGGCCGGATCAGCCGCGACACCTATATCGCCTATCTAGGCCAGGCCTATCACCATGTCCGCCATACCGTGCCGCTAATGCAGGAAGCGCGATCGCGGCTGAGCCAGAAACCGATGCTGGTAACCGCGCTGGATGAGTATATCGCGGAAGAGACGGGCCATGAGCAATGGATCCTGTCCGACATCGCGGCCGCTGGTGGTGATACAGCAGCGGTCGCCGCAAGCGCGCCCAACGCCGCGACGCGGGCGATGGTGGATCACGCCTATCGCGTCATTCGAACCGGCAATCCGGTTGCATTTTTCGGGATGGTGCATGTGCTGGAAGGGACCAGCGTCGCCCTGGCCAGTCACGGCGCCGCAGCGGTACAGGCGGCGCTGGGCCTCCCGCCGGAGGCCTTCACATATCTGACGTCGCATGGCGCGCTGGACCAGGATCATGTCCGCTTCTTTGCCGACCTGATGAACCGGATCGACGACCCGGCCGATCAGGCCGCGATCGTGGCCATGGCCCGCGACATCTATCGCCTGTTCGCCGCCCTGTTCGCATCCATCCCGATGGAGACGCTCGATGCGGCGGCTTGACGGGCAGCAGGTCGTTCTGACCGGCGCGGCCGGGGGCATCGGGTCGCTGGTGGCGGCGCGTCTGCGCGACTGCGGCGCTTGGGTGGTCGGGGTCGATCGGGTCGCATGCACCACCTGTGACGAAAGCATCATCGCCGACTTGTCGAGCGAGAGCGGGTTGGCGGACCTGTCGCTCAATCTCGCCGCGCGCCGTGTCGACATCCTGGTCAACATTGCCGGGGTGCAATATTTCGGGCCGATGGAGCGCCAGGCGCCCGCCAGCATATGGCTGGGCTATGTCGTAAACCTCATCGCCCCTGCCACCGTCATCCGCGCGATATTGCCGCAGATGCAGGCACGCAAGACCGGGCAGATCGTCAATATCGGATCCGTCATGGGTGCGATCAACTATCCCTTCTTCGCCGCCTATTCCAGCAGCAAGGCGGGATTGCAGGGATTGAGCGAAGGCTTGCGGCGGGAACTGCATGGCCTCGGCATCGCCGTCACCCATATCGCGCCGCGTGCCGTTCGAACCGCTTTCAACAATAGTGACGTCAACCGTTTTATGGACCTGACCGGGATGGCCGCCGATGATCCCGCCGTCGTGGCCGACCGTATCGTCGCGGCCATCGTGGCACGGGAGCGGGACGTCGTCATCGGCTTTCGCGAACGCCTGTTCATGGCGATCAACGCCTTGTTGCCGCGCGCCATCGATGCCGGGCTGTCCGCCCAGACGATCAAGGCCCGCAGCCTTTTCCCGGCCCAATGATAGTGATGAAGGATAGGATGATGTCCGTTTTTTCCAACCTGCGCCTTGCGATCCTGCTGCCGCTCATGGCGACGGCGGGGCTGGCCCATGCCGCCAACAATCCTGCGATGGATGCGCAGGTCATGCGCATCAACACGGAATGGGCACGGATCAAATATCAGGTGAGGGACAAGAGCGACCAGTATCGACAGCTCGACCAGTTGGCGCAGCAGGCCGCCGCCGTGTCTGCAAAATATCCGGGGCAGGCCGAACCGCTGCTCTGGCAGGGGATCGTCACCAGCGAAGAGGCGGCGCAGGCCAGCGTCTTCCGACAACTGGGCCTTGCGTCATCCGCGCGCGACATATTGGCCAAAGCCTACGCCCTCAATCCCAAAGCGGCCGATGGCGGCGTGGCGATGAGCCTGGGCGTCCTCTACTACAAGGTGCCCGGTTTCCCGATCGGTTTTGGCAGTTCGGCCAAGGCCCAAGGCTATTTGAAGGCGGCACTGGCACAGGATCCGGACGGTCTGGACGCCAATTTCTTCTATGCCGATTATCTGATGTCGAAGGGCGACCATGCAGGCGCGCGCAGCTATCTGGCTCGCGCGCTCAGGTCTGCGCCCGACAGCGGCCGCCCGGTGTGGGATGCTGGCCGTCGCGCTGAAGCTCGCGCACTGCTGGCAAAGCTGGGTCAGCAGGCGCAGCGCTGAGCCGATGTCGCTATGGCATGGCATCGGGCGGCAACTCGGCAATCCGCAGGGTTTTGTAGGAAGAGCGATCGGTCGCATGATGCGGGTCGCGAACGATCGACCGACGCGCCTTGTGGTCGATGCGCTGGACGCCAGGCCGGGCGAGATGCTGTTGGATATCGGCTTCGGGCCGGGACATGCCGTGGCCCTGCTCGCCAATACCGCGCGGTGCGTCTATGGCATCGACCGGTCCGACACCATGCTACGTCAGGCCAGTCGCCTGAACCGACGGGCGATTGGTGCTGGTCGCGTGTGCCTGAGCACGGGCGATTTTTCTCAACTCCCCTATCCGGATGGATTTTTCGACGGGATCATCGCATCGAACGTCCTCTACTTTTGGGAGGATCATGGTGTCGTGCTTGCCGAAATCCGGCGCGTACTAAAGCCCGGTGGGCGATTGTGCATCTATGTCACCGATGCTGCGACGATGCAGCGCTGGCGGTTCGCGGGCGTGGAAACGCACCGCCATTTCACGGCGGATCAGTTGACGGAAATTTTGGTCGGTGCCGGATTTGCGCTGGACAGCTTGAACGTCAGATCAGTTGCCATTGCTCAGGACGTTGGAGGGATTATCGTGACAGCATACGATAACCGTGTCGTTTGGACATGACACCCAATTGGTACGGTCGCGCGCTATGGCTGTGCTTTTACACATTTGGATGGCAGTTATCGCGACGTTCCTGCTTCGAAGCTGACATTCTGCAATCGGCCAGCAGAGGCTATTGCGCGCCAGCCGAGAGGTGCCCCCTGAGACCAGCATCCCACGAATCAGCATGTCAGTGATGCCTAGCTTTACGGTAGCTTGTGACTCGAACACGCGCCGAAAAGCGCCAAAAAGGTCCGGGGATATCGGTCAGGTTGACGTTTCAAAAAAACCAAAATCAGATAAAACAAGGCACTATTCTAGTATCGTAAGCCACCAGCCTTTCAGTAAGAAATCCTTAAAATCCCTAGCGAAAGTGCCTTTCGGCTTATGGCTGAGAGGTTGGCTGTTTTATCAGCCTTGAGTTGGTGGCTAATCCGATTTCCGGCATACTGCCCTAATCCACCGCCAAGCCAGCGCGCCGCCACAAATGTAACAGTGCGCTTACTTGGCTTGACCTGCCAATGCGTCAAAGATGACATGAAACGGAATTCCAGGCCGTGGCTTTGCAACGGCCCGGAACGCCCTTCCGATCAATATTGGATGGTCGGCGGCACGCAGAGGCTGCGGAGTTGATCCGAAGCGCTGTCCCACTGCTCATCGAAACCGATCGAGACGGAACCATAGCCCAGGAGTTGGCGCAATGTGCGCGATGTCCCTTCCATGACCTCCGGATCGAGCACGAGCGGGAAGTTGATCATCGGTCGGCACCATGGCGGGCAATAGCCCACGATCACGGCGGCGCGCTCCCGATCCGTCGAGATATTGGCGCCCGTTCCGTGGAGCAGCATGTCAGAATAGATGAGGAGCGACCCTGCAGGCGCCTCTGCGGGCACCGATTCATAATAGGTGGCGCCCGTCATATCGATGCGATCGTTCCACAAATGGCTGCCCGGCACCACGCGCGTAGCGCCATTTTCCTCATCGAAGGGATCGAGGCACCAGATGAAGCGCGACTGGAGCGGCTTGGTCTGATCGTGAAAGTCCATGCCACGGTCGAGATGAATGAACTGCTCGCCGCTGCCCGGCCGGGTCAGGTTCGCGCCATAGCTGTGGACGAGGTAGCTTTCGTTCAGCAACGTTGGCCCGAGAATATATTTGGTGAATTCGAGCGCGACCGGATGTTCAAGAAAATCGCGGAACATGTGATGCCGGTTGGGCAGGCGGCTGAGGCGGCAATTCTTGTCGTCCGGGTCGGTGAAGAATCGGCTGACCCGGTTCTTGTCGATCGCCTCCTCGCGAGCGATTTCACTGACCAGCGCCTGACGCGCCTCGCTGACTTCATCGGGTGTCAAGACATCCGCCATGATCGCATAGCCGACACGGTCCAGGTCGCGCTTGACCTCATCGATGCTGCGCGTGGGGCGCGGCAGCGGTCCGTCGAAATCCAAAGGCACCGTCTTCCTTACCGGGGCGTTGTTATCTGTATAGTCCTCCATCAGGACAGCGTCGCCAATTGCCATGCTTCTCTCCTATAGTTTGTGTACGCGTCGTTCAGGCTCTCATAATGGTGATCTGGATCGGACAGATGGGTGTCAGGGCGGGCTTGCGCCCGACCGCGCATGGGCCAGGGCGCGGGCGGCCAGCATCGGATAGGCTGCGGCAAGGTCCAGGGCGTGGGCAGAGGATGCGTTCCCGCGCAGCGCGCGCGCCCTTATGCCATGATAGATGGCGGCCAGCCGAAACAGCGAGAACGCCAGCAACCAGTCCATGTCGTCTATCGCCGTTCGCCCGGTTCGCGCGCAATATTGTGCGACATAGGCATCTTCGCCTGGCAGGTTGAGCGCGTGCAAATCGCTACCTTCCAATCCGGAGAGTATCGTGGGCGGCAGGTGATACATCATCGCATGGTTGACGAAATCGGCCAGCGGATGCCCCAGGGTCGACAATTCCCAGTCGAGCACGGCCAGAACGCGTGGTTCGGTGGGATGAAAAACCATATTGTCGGCGCGATAGTCGCCATGGATCAGGCGGGTTTCGTCCGATGTCGGCATATGCCCCGGAAGCCATTCGATCAGCGCATCCATCGCATCGTCCCGCCCGGCAACGTCCGCATCCGCGGCATATTGGCGGGACCAGCGACTGATCTGGCGCTGAAAATAATTGCCCGCCTTGCCGAAGTCGCAGAGGCCCAGCGCAGCAGGATCGAAGCGGTGCAGGCGCGCGATCGTGTCGTTCATGGCATCGAAATAGGCGGGGCGCTCAGCTTCGGGGACGCTTTCGAAACGCGCGTCCCAAAACACGCGACCCTCGATATAGTCCATGACGTAGAACCAGCCGCCGATAACGGCCTCGTCCGTGCAAAGGGCATGGATGTGCGGAACGGGAAACCCCTGTTGGCCCAACGCCCGCATCACCCGCGCTTCCCGATCAACGGCATGGGCGCCGGGCGCCAATAGGCCCGATGGTTTGCGCCGCAGCACATAGTCGCGACCCGGCGTCGACAGGCGATAGGTCGGATTGGACTGCCCGCCCGCAAAACGGCTTATGGTCAGCGGGCCTTCATACCCATCGATGTTGGCGGTCATCCAGGCGATCAGGCGCACGTCGTCCAGCGGTGACGACGTGCCTGCTGTAGATGCCTCGCCAGAGCCTGTCATGCCGTAAGCGCCGCGCGTTTGATGGCCTTGGCAAGGCTCCATTTATGGACCTCGGTCGGGCCATCATAGATGCGAAAGGCGCGGATTTCGCGGAATATCTGCTCCACGACCGTGTCGCCGCTCACGCCGGTGCCGCCCATCATCTGAACGCAGCGATCCGCGATCTGGAACAGCGCCTCCGACACGGCGACCTTGGCCATCGAACTTTCGACAGTGCCCAAGGCGCCACTGTCCAGCACGCCAGCGCACCAGTCGATCGTCAGTTCCGCCTGCTTCAGGGCGATATGATTGTCCGCCAGCATGAAGCCGACGCCTTCATGATCGATCAGCAGCTTGCCGAATGCATGACGCGACGTCGTGTAGGCGGTGGCGATTTCCTGCGTACGCATCGCCGCGCCGAGCCAGCGGCTGCAATGCGTCAGCCGGGCAGGCGCCAGCCGCACCTGCGCGTAACGAAAACCTTCATGAACGGCGCCCAAAATCCGGTCGTCCGATACCTTGAGATTGTCGATTATGACTACGGCGTGCCCCCCGGGGACGCGCTATCAATCGTATCGATCAGACGCTCGATCCGGATGGCGGGATTGGGCAGGTCGACCAGGAACATGGTCGCGCCCATCTTGTCGCTGCCCGTGTCGGTGCGCGCCATCACGATCCCGACGGACGCGCCCTTG from Sphingobium sp. HWE2-09 includes:
- a CDS encoding polysaccharide deacetylase family protein, translated to MRSLLVAIHDVGPGFEGEIDGLLDRLTRHVTPQHIAMLVVPNHWGKNLLVTGSAFAARLRGWSDLGISMFVHGWFHKDFSTHNGAIAALKARHMTAGEGEFLGLDKAAAAARIYAGKTLIETITGRPVAGFIAPAWLYGDGAKAALAESGLALAEDHFKIWSPHSGRIVARGPVITWASRSRARIASSLLVARLLPHALRFAPVVRVAVHPGDVHLPALLVSIDNVLRRLCAVRTPMRYEDLLNYPSVAHAYPDLPAQL
- a CDS encoding TonB-dependent receptor, yielding MSAIAGVSIGLPGDMPHVTSAPVKGTMSVDAALRRMLKGSGYRAVRLNPALYRLEHEAIARPAPSPRPVPVAPHPGLPAPDIVVTAQKRAQSLATVPLSVSVLSLDDLTSGSRTPTSQDISLRTEGLSMTNLGPGRNRQFIRGVADSPFNGQSQSTVAVQVDDARVTFDAPDPDLRLIDMDRVEILKGPQGPLYGSGALGGIYHIVTRQPELDKIRGAIRLSGQAVAHGGTGTGGEAIVNMPIVQDRLAMRAVAYRFLDAGWIDSGRGRKDSNVVKTAGWRLAVRWRPSDRWTADIGVALQDLNVRDSQYVLAGRNTLRRSTLFAEPSDNDFKLAHARIESDLGSVKLLSATSYVDHHFTYALDATAAAARFGIPGNILFTEQRAYTLFNQELRLTPSGDDHWLVGLSYLRATTGVSSRLLAQTDMAAPAAVQALDRVTSEYALFGENRISILSGLEATVGARLFRSIAEDERTEIADIQSQHISKTILSPSFALSLPLEGKGIVYLRYARAMRPGGLAPTGEGDGGRFHADELDTVDLGFRRTAANGQLSLSASGYFTRWSDIQSDYLLPNGLVATRNAGRGDIIGVEGAIDWTLFSGLKVSAGGTIQNARLTRAADGLKLDDTRLPVTPNVSSRFAVIQHLNLNEWDGQAVIQANYVGKARLSFDSDLDREMGGYATVTAFADMSRSGWTVGVRIDNMLDVKGDSFAFGNPFSIRNAPQFTPLRPRALTVSLARHW
- a CDS encoding FecR family protein; amino-acid sequence: MTARSDMDEAMLEQALAWQTALESDDADWDGYMAWLEADPRHREAFDTVALLSAMVEDHRVEIADVLEAKTPMDAASPEQSSRRFLYLGGGLAAAVALIVAVPMIQTAQSVERYSADGGKSRTIALGDGISVTLSPASQIVIRGKNARQIELAKGEAYFDIRHDPARQLSVAAGDYRIVDIGTRFTVNRLGTALRVGVADGRVTVASATMDQPVPVAAGQQLTGDATSVTLSPAPSTDVGSWRAGRLSYTDTPIAMVVGDIVRYTGRPVSIDPSLEKRHFSGTLVIGDGSNLLADLASVLAIEVQRKGRGFHLRSGTAAR
- a CDS encoding RNA polymerase sigma factor, translating into MGADHENDLQSAYGVHHTELLRFLIARAGDRAEAEDLLQELWVRAQTQPSGPVANGRAYLFRMAQNLIVDRLRERQRRMARERRWSDQETGFASVGIEPADQRLTAEEAMLDREEVAALVSAVATLPEGARRAFELHKLQGLSHGEVAARLGISRSGVEKHMAVAMKYLRRALMD
- a CDS encoding phosphatase PAP2 family protein, translating into MLKDDWNGALQAGESVGAAFLVSEGLKQAFPEMRPDQSDRQSFPSGHTATAFAAAASLQNRYGWEVGVPAQLVAAFVGAARVQGRKHHWHDVAAGAVIGEAAGFLLTSRRDEGVRITPWAERRSAGIDLAMRF
- a CDS encoding thermostable hemolysin, whose product is MDHQSALTMIERRYADVHGAVPNFDFPFLAAHARDGVIGAALGFRRAGEGRLFLEAYLDAPVEVHLSTLLGRRVARHDIVEIGNMAAETASAMVALWARAANDLGNQAEIAVAVLTSSLRTMLRRLGVTLHELAPAQPHRLGAAAARWGRYYTQNPIVCAGFIAEGQAGLARWAKRQA